From Zea mays cultivar B73 chromosome 3, Zm-B73-REFERENCE-NAM-5.0, whole genome shotgun sequence:
GACGAGGAGATTTGAAAAAGTGACAGCGGTGCGGACGGAAGCGAGGAAGATTTGAAAAGGTGATGACacggagccgagccgagccgagccaaagCGAAGTGGCCAGTGGGAGTGAGGGGCCCTGAGCTGCTCTGCTAGCTGGCTGCAGGAAGCAGAAGCGACAGTGCGACACCACGCGGTCTGGGCACACGTCCTCCCGCCATTAAAACCGCGGCAGGGCCTCGCATTAATCGCGCCATTACTGCCAGCCCCCCGTCTCCACGCAGGCGCCAGGCCCACCCACCACGACGGTCGAGGGGAGGACCGCAGCCTGGAGCCCGGAGCGGGCCGGAGACCGAGATCCGCTCACCGCCGCCGATCCCGGCCCCGTCTGCCTCAGCGGCTCAGCCGGTCCGGCGAGAGCAGCGCCTCAGGGTCCCCGCACCGGAGCCGGCTCGAAGCGGCGGCCGCGCGGCTCCGCATCGCCGGGGGCTCCGACGCCAGCGACATGAAAAAGCCGCTCCCGCCGCGGCACCGGCGCGAGAACGGGGACGGCTTGCACGCCGCGCCGCGGTAGTACGACCGGAAGGAGAAGACGCGGGCGGCCGCGGATCCGCCCgcgcccccgccgccgccgccgccgaacgGGGATGGCCAGCGCTTGCTCCAGAAGCCGCGACCGCGGGAGGCCGCGCCGTCGGCTGCGGCGGACACGCGGTAGCGCCACGGAGGGGACGCCGTGGACGCCGCCTCCAAGGCGAGGCTGCGCTCGAAGCCCAATGAGTAGGAGCGCTTGAGCAGGAAATCCCTGGCGCCGGCCGCGAGCTGCTGGTCCGGGCTGGCCGGCGCGATCTCCGCCGCCGCCGTCAGCGGCTGCGGTACCGGGTGGAAGAAGAGCAGGTCGTCCAGGCTGGGTCGCgtccgccgcgccgccctttGCGGCGGCGATGGCACGGGCGGCGGCAGCGCCACGGCGGCGCGGCAGAGTGGGCAGGACGCGTGCGCGCGGAGCCACACGTCGATGCAGTCGGCGTGGAACGCGTGCGCGCAGTGCGGCAGCGTGCGCAGCTCGTCGCCGTCCGCGAACTCCAGCAGGCACACCGCGCACTCCCTGGACGCGCCGGAGCCCCGCGACGACGCGCCGGAGCCCCGCGACGACGCGCCGGCGCCGGCCAGGTACTGCGCCGACGGCAGCGACTTGATGACGGCGTCGTCCAGGCCGTAGTAgggtgagaaggtgtggtagtagTTGTCGTAGGTGGTGAAGGACGCGAAGGAGTCGTCCCCGCTGCGGCGCGCCGAGGGGGAGCCCGGGATCAGCAGCAGCCGCAGGCGGCGGCGCCGCCACCGACGCCGCGCCGCGCGGAGCACGCGGCTCACAAGCCGCGCGTACAGCACCACCAGCAGCGCCGCGCCCACCACCGCCAGCATCGCGATGAGCGGCGGGCTCAGGCTCGATCCGGCGCCTCCGCGACGCCTGCTGCCCGCGaacgacgccgccgccgccgcggcagaCGGCTCGGGCGCCGGACCTGGTCCCAGCGGCGCGAATGCCGCGTAGGGAGAAGGTGGCGAGCTGATGGCGCCCGAAGGCGAGGCGGCCGAAGGAGCAGGCGACGGCCGTCTGCGCGGCGGGCGCATGGCGGCGCTGTCGTCCTCTAgctgggcggggcggggcgggtcaGTGCGCAGCAGGAGTCGGATGCGCAGGCATGGTGCGGCGGCAAGAGGCCAAGAGCTGCGGGTGCGGGTGGCTAGTGAAAGTGTGGCACTAGCGGCGGGCGGCGGGCCATGATGCGTGGACGTGGTCGAGTGTGatgcggtgcaccagggcacgcaCCGCCGGCACCAGCGCTCCACTCAGCCTCTCACGCTAGCGTACAGCGGTTGGTGCGCTGATTTATTAGGGAATGCCGACTTCATTTACTTCCATCCCACCAGTGCAGTGAAGGGGGCACCATTTTCTGGATCTCACAGTTTTTCCCCCACTCCATTGCAGATAACAACTCTACAAAAAATAACCATCGAAGAATATGGAATTGACTGATAACTTTTTTTTTGCCAATAAACGAAGTCATATTAAAACGTTGCAAAATACATGTCTATATTACATATGAAAGAACTAGGAATAGAAAAAGCAAATCATATTCTATCTAGTAAAAAGAAACACTACTATATCCAATACTTCAATCAGCTTTAGACCAAAAGAGccttatcaaacaccaaaactggaTCAGAGCTCTTCTAATCCAC
This genomic window contains:
- the LOC103650460 gene encoding RING-H2 finger protein ATL65, translated to MRPPRRRPSPAPSAASPSGAISSPPSPYAAFAPLGPGPAPEPSAAAAAASFAGSRRRGGAGSSLSPPLIAMLAVVGAALLVVLYARLVSRVLRAARRRWRRRRLRLLLIPGSPSARRSGDDSFASFTTYDNYYHTFSPYYGLDDAVIKSLPSAQYLAGAGASSRGSGASSRGSGASRECAVCLLEFADGDELRTLPHCAHAFHADCIDVWLRAHASCPLCRAAVALPPPVPSPPQRAARRTRPSLDDLLFFHPVPQPLTAAAEIAPASPDQQLAAGARDFLLKRSYSLGFERSLALEAASTASPPWRYRVSAAADGAASRGRGFWSKRWPSPFGGGGGGGAGGSAAARVFSFRSYYRGAACKPSPFSRRCRGGSGFFMSLASEPPAMRSRAAAASSRLRCGDPEALLSPDRLSR